The sequence TGGACCCTCTGCATGCTGATCGCATACGGGCTGTTCGCTCGCGGTGACCAGCAGGCAGCGGGCAACTGGGCACTCGGGATCTTCCTCGTGATGAGCCTGCTGACCGTCGGCACCATCGGCTGCACCCCCGGGAAGCGGCTGCTGAGTCTGCGGGTGGTCGCCGACGACGGCGGGCGGCTCGGGTTCGTGCGCGTGGCCGTGCGGACCGTGCTGCTGCTGCTCGTCATCCCCGCGCTGGTCTGGGACCGCGACGGGCGTGGCCTGCACGACCGGCTGTCGCGGTCCGTCCAGATCCGGATGTGAGCTCCTTTGTCCGCCGCACGTGAGTGGCCCCCCGGGGTGTGTCCGTGTGTGCGTGACGGTGAGCGCCCGCTCCCGAGGAGGGGGCTCCTCGCGGGGCACGTCCGTGTGTGCGCGTGACGGCGAGCGCCCGCTCCCGAGGAGGGGGCTTCTCCCGGGCGTGAGCGGCCTCTCCTGGTGGGCGCCGGGCCACCCCTCCGCGCGGGTGCGGGCACGAGCGGCCTCTCCCTTGCGGACAGGGGAAACGGGGCGGCCCCGGACCGGTGAAGGTCCCGGGGCCGCCCCGTTCACGTAGGTCGCGGTCAGCGCATCTTTCCGCCGCGCGGCATCCGCATGCCCTTCGGCATCGGGCCCTTCGGCAGCGGCATGTTGCTCATCAGGTCGCCCATCGCGCGCAGCCGGTCGTTGGTGGTGGTCACCTGCGGGCCGGTCAGGACGCGGGGGAGCTTCAGCATCTTCGTGCGGACCTTCTTCAGGGGCACCTGGCCCTCGCCGTTGCCGACGATGATGTCGTGCACGGGCACGTCCACCACGATGCGGGCCATCTTCTTCTTCTCGGCCGCCAGCAGGCTCTTCACCCGGTTCGGGTTGCCCTCGGCGACCAGGACGATGCCGGCCTTGCCGACCGCCCGGTGGACGACGTCCTGGCTGCGGTTCATCGCCACCGCGGGGGTGGTCGTCCAGCCGCGTCCGATCCGGTCCAGGACGGCGGCCGCCGCTCCGGGCTGGCCCTCCATCTGTCCGAAGGCCGCCCGCTCGGCGCGTCGGCCGAAGATGATCGCCATCGCGAGGACGGCCAGGACGAAGCCCAGGATGCCCAGATAGACCGGGTGGCCGATCGCGAAGCCGATGCCGAGGAGGACACCGAACGTGACGATTCCGACACCCGCGACGACAAGACCGATCTTGCTGTCGGTCCGCCTGGTCATCTTGTAGGTCAGGGCGATCTGCTTGAGTCGCCCCGCGTTCTCGGCGCTGTCCGCGCCTTCAGTTTTTGCCTTCCTCGCCATGTACTGAAGTTTACGTGGCGAGGGAGCGACCCAGGAACGTGGGAGCGGTCCGGGTACGCGCGAGCGGCCCCGGGACAGGCCCTAGGAACGGTGGCCGGCCACGGCGTCCAGCACGTGCTGGGCCTCCACCCGGTCCTTGGCGCGGCGGCGGTCCTCCAGGACGGCCGTCCAGGCGTTGCGGCGGGCGGTGCGCTGGCCGCCGCTCAGCAGCAGCGACTCGACGGCCCGGAGGGCGGTGGTGACGGACGGAAGGGCGTGGGCGCGGACCGGTGCGGCCTGCATCGTGGTGTTCCCCCTCGGAATGGATGCGCCCGGTGGCGCGGATGAGTGTGGGAAGCAGTGACGGCGGCGGCTGCCGAAGTCGCCGCCGCACGTGTACCCAGGGTCACTGCTCGGTGTTACCAGCGCGTGACCGGGCGGTCAAACACCAATGAATCCCCGATTCCGGTGGAGCGCACGCCGAAGCGGTCCGTACGCGTCCCCCACCTGCGGGGAGCGTCCGGACCGCTTCGGTCATGCGGTGGGGCCGTGGTGGCCGCCCGTGAGCGGATTCACACGGCCGGTGCCGCCTGGGCGCTCCCCGCAGCGGCGGCGCTGCGCGCGTCCATCGCCTGCTGGAAGAGGCGGCCCGCGCGGTACGAGGACCGCACGAGCGGACCCGACATCACGCCGGAGTAGCCGATCGCGTCGGCCTCGTCCTTCAGCTCGACGAACTCGTTCGGCTTCACCCAGCGCTCGACCGGGTGGTGCCGTACGGAGGGGCGCAGGTACTGCGTGATCGTGATGAGTTCGCAACCCGCGTCGTACAGGTCCTGGAGCGCCTCGCTGACTTCCTCGCGGGTCTCGCCCATGCCGAGGATCAGGTTCGACTTGGTCACCAGACCGGCCTCACGGGCCCGGGTGATGACCTCCAGGGAACGCTCGTAGCGGAAGCCGGGGCGGATCCGCTTGAAGATCCGCGGCACCGTCTCCACGTTGTGCGCGAGCACCTCGGGGCGCGAGGAGAAGACCTCGGCGAGCTGCTCGGGCTCCGCGTTGAAGTCGGGGATCAGCAGCTCGACCTTGGTCGCGCCGGCCTCCCGCTCCGCGGTGAGCGTGTGGATCTGGCGGACGGTCTCCGCGTACAGCCAGGCGCCGCCGTCCTCCAGGTCGTCGCGGGCGACGCCGGTGATGGTGGCGTAATTCAGGTCCATCGTGACGACGGACTCGCCGACGCGGCGGGGCTCGTCACGGTCCAGCGCCTGCGGCTTGCCCGTGTCGATCTGGCAGAAGTCGCAGCGCCGGGTGCACTGGTCGCCGCCGATGAGGAAGGTGGCCTCGCGGTCCTCCCAGCACTCGAAGATGTTGGGACAGCCCGCCTCCTGGCAGACCGTGTGCAGGCCCTCGCCCTTCACCAGCTGCTGGAGCTGCTTGTACTCGGGGCCCATCTTCGCCCGCGTTTTGATCCACTCGGGCTTGCGCTCGATGGGGGTCTGGCTGTTCCGGACCTCCAGGCGCAGCATCTTGCGCCCGTCGGGTGCGACAGCGGACACTCCGGCTCCCCTTTGCTCTCTGCTGCGTTGGCTTCGCGTCGGGTTCGCGTGGGATGCGCGAGCGATGCGCGAGGGCTTCACTTTCGATTCTTCGGCGAACACCAGGGTACGCCCCTGCATCGAACGGTCTTACGTCTGGCCAACCTGCGGCCGACGGGGCCTATTCCCCGGCCGATGGTGACCGCCGGGCTACCGACCGGTACGGCCCGGGGTTCCGCGGTGCGTACGGCCGTGGCGCCTCACGCCGGGACCGAAGCCTGCGGTCGTTCGATCTCGCGCGGCGCGAGCTGCGCGTTCTCCAGGATGTCCCGCAGGTGTCTCTCGACGACGGGCAGCACCTCCTCGATCGTGACCTCCCGGCCCAGCTCGCCCGAGAGGGACGTGACCCCGGCGTCCCGGATGCCGCACGGGACGATCCGGTCGAACCAGGTGTTGTCCGGGTTCACGTTGAGCGCGAAGCCGTGCATCGTGACGCCCTTGGCGACCCGGATGCCGATCGCGGCCAGCTTGCGGTCCTCGCGGCGCTGGCCCGCGTTGGACGGGGCGTACTCCGGGCCGTTCAGCCGGGGGTCGAACTCCTCGTCCTGGAGCCTCGGGTCGAAGTCCAGCGAGAGGCCGCCCAGCGCCTGGCGCTGCTCGACCGGGTCGCCGAGCACCCAGACCCCGCTGCGGCCCTCCACCCGGGAGGTCTCCACGCCGAAGTCCGCGGCCGTGCGGATCAGCGCGTCCTCCAGCCGGCGCACGTGCGCGACGACGTCGACCGGGCGCGGCAGCTTCTGGATCGGGTAGCCGACGAGCTGGCCCGGACCGTGCCAGGTGATCTTCCCGCCCCGGTCCACGTCGATGACCGGGGTGCCGTCCAGCGGACGCTCGCTGTCCGCCGTGCGGCGCCCCGCGGTGTAGACGGGCGGGTGTTCCAGGAGCAGACAGGTGTCGGGCACCCGGTCCTCGAACCGGTCCGCGTGCACCTCGCGCTGCTTCTGCCAGGCCTCCGTGTACTCGACGGCCTGTTCGCCGAAGCCCAGACGGACGAACCGCAGCTCGCTCACCGATGCCTCCCTCTGTGGGCCCCGCAGGTCCGGAGGGGTGTCCCCGGGATGACGGTGCCCTGCACTGATCGCGCCCGTATCCACTGTACGACCGTCGCCCGAACAGCCCACCGGCAGGTGGAACGGCCGTCCCCCGGGTGCACCGGTCGCCCTTTCAGGTGTCGGGCGTTTCCGTCAGCTCCGTCCGGAATCCTCACACGATCGGATGAACGTGGAGCAAAGGGTGGCTGTGGCCGCCCCGGTGGCCGCTAAATTCGCGCCGTTCCCATGAGGGCTGCCCGTCCGGCCCCGAAGGCAGGAGACCGTACAGCTGATGTCGGAACGACCCTCACAGCGCACGCCCAACCGCCGACTCGCCTCGCTCATCGCGGAAGCCGGGTTCTCCCACGCGGGCCTCGCCCGCCGGGTCGATCAGCTCGGCCTCGAACACGGCCTCGACCTGCGGTACGACAAGACCTCGGTCACCCGCTGGCTCCGCGGGCAGCAGCCGCGCGGCACCACCCCCGCGCTGATCGCCGAGGTGTTCACCCGACGGCTCGGACGGCGGCTCTCCGCGCAGGATCTGGGGCTCGACGCCTGCGCACCCGTCTACGCGGGGCTGGAGTTCGCCGCCACCCCCGCCGAGGCGGTCGACATCGTCAGCGGTCTGTGGCGCAAGGACTCCGGTACGCACACCGAGCTGCGCAAGATCGCCTTCACCCCCGCCGGACTCGTCGTCCCCAGCCGGGACTGGCTGATCGGCAGGGCCGACGAGTGGGTGGCCCGGGACGGCGGAGCCGCCCGCCGCGCCGGAACAGAGGCCGGGGTCCCCGGGCCGGGGCGCATGGACCCGGGGCGTACGGACGGGGCATCGCGCACCGAGGCCCGCGTCCTGTCGCGCCCGCCCGCCGCAACGCAGCGGCCCGTCCCGTCGGGGCCCGCCGCCACGCACCCGCCCGCCACGCACCCGCCCGCCGCCGGGGCGCACCCGGGGCGGTCCGCTGCCCGTGGTCCCGCGCCAGCGCCAGACGGACCGCGGCCCCGGCCAGCGGGTCGGTGCGGGGGACGTCGCCGCGCTGCGCTCGGTCGGCGAGCTCTTCCGCACCCTGGACCACACCTACGGCGGCGGGCACGCGCGGCAGGCCCTCGTGCGCTATCTGGAGCACGAGGCCGAGCCGATGCTCCGGGGCACCTACGGCGAGACGACCGGGCGGCGGCTGTTCGCCGCGGTCGCCGAGCTGACCCGGCTGGCCGGCTGGACCTCGTACGACATCGCCGCCCACGGCCTCGCCCAGCGCTACTTCGTCCAGGCGCTCCGGCTCGCCCAGGCCGCCGGGGACCGCGGATACGGCGCCTACGTGCTGCTCACGATGAGCCGCCAGGCGGTCTACCTCGGGCACGGCCGGGAAGCCGTCCAGCTCGCCCGGGTCGCCCAGCAGGGCATCGGCTCGGCCGCCCCGTCCCTCGTGCAGGCGCTGCTGCACGCGGTCGAGGCGCGTGGCCACGCGGTGCTCGGCGAGGCGCGCTCCGCCACCGCAGCCCTGACCCGGGCCGAACACGCCCTGGAGAGCGCGCGCCCCGGCGACGAGGTGCCGCACTGGGCCCGCGGCTTCGACGAGGCGCAGCTCGCCGACGAGCTGGGCCACTGCCACCGCGATCTCCAGCAGTACCGGGCCGCCGCCCAGCACGCCGAGCGCTCGCTGGAGCTGCGCCCCCCGGCGTACGCCCGCAGCAGACTGTTCTGCCGGGTGGTCCTCGCCTCGGCCCGCCTCGGCCTCGGCGAGCTGGAACAGGCCTGCCGGCTCGGTGCGGAGGCGGCCCAGCAGGCGGCCGAGATGCGCTCGGTGCGCGCCACGGAGTACGTCCGCGCCTTCGAGCGCAGCCTGGAGCCCTTTAGGGACGCGGTCGCCGTACGCGGCTACCGCGACCGGGTCGCGGCCCTCGGCTGAGCCGCCGCAACCACGGTGGCCCGGCTTCCGGCGGCCCGGCCGCACGGGGTCCCGTCCCGCGGCGGTCCCGGCCCATGGCGGTCCCGGCCCCTCACGCGGCCCGGGGCAGGCTCCCCTCGGGTGTGCCCGGCAGGCCCAGGTCGGTGAGGATCGCCCCGGCCGCCCGGCGGCCCGAGTGCAGCGCGCCCTGGACGGTGCTCGTGTCGCGGTGGTCGCCGCACACGTACAGCCCGGCCAGCACCCGCACCGGGCGGCGCGGATCGTGCGGCGCCTCCATCGCCGGCACCGCCTCCGGGTCGTGGTGGGCCGCCAGCAGCTCCCAGCCGTCCGTGGCCACGCCGTACAGCGCCGCCAGGTGCGTCAGCACCGAGCGGTCCAGGTCCGGCGGCGGTGTCCCGAGCACCACCGAGGTGATCAGCGTCCGGCCCTCCGGCGCGCGCGAGGGATCGACCTCGCTCATCACCGAGGTGTACGCCACCGGGCCCGACCGGTCGCCGTCCAGCACCAGCGACCTGCCCGTGGGCGGTGGAGCGGGCGCGGTGTGGTGAAGGACCGTCACCGGGTGGAAGGACGGCACCCGCAGCCCGGGAAGCAGCTCGGCCGCCGCCCCCGCACCGGTCGCCAGCAGCAGGGAGCGGCACCTCAGTTCGCCGTGCTCCTTGGTGCGTACGGAGGTGATGCCGGCGGCCGTCACATGCACCCCGGTCCGGACCGTGCCCGCCGGCAGCGCGGCCGCCAGCAGCTCCGGCAACGCGGCCGATCCGCCCGCCGGAACACACAGCCCGCCGCGCGCGTAGTCCCGCAGCGCCAGATCGGCGGAGCGGCTCGACGTGGTGAGGCCGGGGTCGCTGAGCAGCGCGGCGAGCAGCGGGCGCAGGATGCCGTCCACCGTGCGGCCGGGCAGCCCCACCCCGGCCAGGGCCTCGGCGGCCGTTCGCTCCGGCCGGGCCAGCAGCCGGGCCTCCGGTGTGAGGGCCAGCCGGTGCAGCGCCGCGCCCAGCCGGGCCCGGTCGATCGCGCCGGTCACCACGCCGCCCCGGCCGCCGCCGCGTGCCGGGGTGCCCGGTTCGTGCCCGTGGACGCCCTGCACCGAACCGGCGGCGTCGGAGGCGGCGGACGTCACGGAAGCCCGGAGGGCGCGGGGCGTGCGCGGGGTGCGCTGAGCCCAGGGGGCGTTCGATCGGGAGCGCGCCGCTTTGAGTGCGCCCCTCGCGCTCCGTATGTCGCCGGTGAGATGACGGCGGCCCTCGCTGTGGACCAGGACCCCCGGTGCGAACTCCCGCAACTCCGGGGCGCCGAGGCCCGGGGTGCCGGTCAGCTCGGGCCAGGCGGCGCAGAGCAGCGGGCCGAGGCGGTCGAGCCGGAACCCGTCCACCGCGTCGGTGGCGAGCCGGCCGCCCACCCGGGGCGCGGCCTCCAGGACACGGACGCCGAGCCCCGCCCCGGTCAGCAGGTGGGCCGCTGAGAGGCCGGCTGTTCCGGCCCCGATGATGATCACGTCTGCGTGATGTGCCGTGCTGCGCACGTGCCCCTCCCCGAGTCGGTGCGACTGGTGGGGGGTTATTGCCCCCAACAGGTCCCCGGAAAGCCGGAGTTCGCATCGAGGCTAGGAGGATGGCTGATACTGGGTCAGACGCGCGCCGGGGAGCACCGGGGCACGGGGTCGCACACCGGGAGCCCGTGCCCCCTACGGCCCGGGTTCCCCGCGCTCGGTGACGCGGGTCAGCAGACGCGCGGTGGCCTCGGGAGCTTCGAGCATCATGTCGTGGCCGGCCGGGACGGAGCGGATGTCCCAGCCGTGGGCCCGCGCCCTGTCCAGCGACGGTCCGAGGCCGGGCAGCGGCGGCCGGGTGTGCTCCACGTAGGCCGTCGGAAGCCCGGCGAGCGGGCCGGGATCGAAGTCGACGGCGTCCGTCTGGCAGCGCAGCGGGAAGTCGGTGAGCCGGGGCGCAGCCCAGGCCCTCAGCGCCTCGTCCGTGATGCCCCACTGGGTGAGGAAGGAGGCGTCGGCCGGCAGATACCAGCCCTCGCCCTCCGCGGCGGCCAGGGCGCGGTACCGGTCCGCCGTCGCGGGCGGCTCGACGTCCAGCAGGCACTCGCCGGGCCGGACCACGAACGCCCCGAGGAAGGTGACCGAGGCGATGCGCCCGGCCGCCCGCTCGGCCACCGGACCCGCCAGGACGCCGGCGTAGCTGTGCAGGACCAGGTGCGCCGCGTCGAGATCCTCGTAGTGGAGGAGGCCGGCCACGTCCTGCACGTGCGTGGCGACGCCGACGTCCGGGGTGAGAAGGTGACGGTGCTCGCCCTGCCCGGTCAGGCTGGGCGTGAACACCCGGTGACCGGCCCGGGAGAGCAGGTCGCGCACGAAGCGCCAGCACCATCCGCCGTGCATGGCCCCATGGACCAGGACGTAGTCGCCCATGACATCCCACCTCGGTCCGGATAAATGCCGCCAATCGGCACTTTAGGTGCAGATCGCCCCACAGGTGCGATGCCGGCGGCCGGGCGGCCGGTTCAGCGCAGCGCGGCGCGGATCGCCCCGTCGATGTCGGGGAAGGCGAACGAGAAGCCGGAGTCCAGCAGCTTCGCCGGGATCACCCGCTGGCTGCCCAGCACGTCCTGGGCGAACTCCCCGAGCACGAGCTTGAGCGCGGGCGCCGGCGCGGGGAACAGGGTGGGACGGCGCAGGACCCGGCCCATCGCCGCGGTCACCTCGGCGTTGGTGACCGGCCGTGGCCCGGTCAGGTTCACCGGGCCGGTCAGCGACGGTGTGTCCAGGATGTGGCGCAGCGCCGCGACGTGGTCGTGCAGGGCGATGAAGCTCCAGTACTGGCGGCCGTTGCCCAGCTTCCCGCCGAGACCCGCCTTGAACAGCGGGAAGAGCCGCCCCCAGGCACCGCCCTCGCGCGCGACGACCAGCCCGGTCCGGGCGTGGACCGTGCGCACCCCCGCCTCCTCGGCGGCGGCGGTGGCCGCCTCCCACTCCTCGCAGACCGACGGCAGGAACCCGTCCCCGGGCGGTGCGCCCTCGTCCACCGGGGAGCTCCCGGTGTCGCCGTAGAAGCCGATGGCGGACCCGGAGAGCAGGACGCGGGGCGGGGTGTCGAGCGAGGCGACGGCCTCGGCGACGGCGGCGGTCCCCAGGACCCGGCTGTCGCGGATCTCCCGCTTGTAGGCCTCGGTCCAGCGGTGGTCGCCCACTCCGGCACCGGCCAGGTGCACGATCGCGTCGCAGCCGACGAGGCCGGCCACGTCCACGTAACCCCGCCGGGGGTCCCACTCGACCTCGTCGCCGGTTCTGGCGGGACGGCGCACCAGGCGGGCCACCTCGTGCCCGTCGGCGCGCAGCGAGCGCACCAGCGCCGCTCCGATGAGTCCGGACGATCCGCTGACAGCGATACGGGAGCTCGGCATGGGCCCATCCTGCCCCAGGAAACGCTTCGAACACCGGGAACACTCCATGACACAGTGACCTCATGGCCGCCCCCGCACTCCGCCCCGTCCGCCCCGCCGTCCTCGCCGACGACGCCACACTCGCCGAACTCGACCGGTCCACCTGGTCCACGCTGCACGCGGTCCTGCCGCGGCCGGTGCCGCCGTACGAGCCCTTCTTCGACGAGGGGCACGTGCCCGAGGACGTCCTCGTGGCGGAGGCGGAGACCGCGGACGGTCGGGTGGCCGTCGCCGGGTACATCCGTCTCGTCCCGCCCACCCCGCTCGCCGCCAACGCCCACGTCCGCCAGATACGGGGCCTCGCCGTGGCGGCCTGGGCGCGCGGGGCCGGAGTGGGGCGGACCCTGCTGCGGGCCGCGTTCGCCGAGGCCCGCCGCCAGGGCGCCAACCGGATCACGTTGCGGGTGCTCGGCCACAACACCCCGGCCCGCGCGCTCTACGCCTCCGAGGGCTTCGCCGTCGAAGGGGTGCTGCCCGGGGAGTTCTTCCTGAACGGGGAGTACGTCGACGACGTCTGCATGGGCCGCTCGCTCGGCCCCGCCTGACGGAGCTCCGGCTCAGCGCGGCCCGAAGCGGTCCCACAGCTCGGGGAAGCGGGCGGCGAGCGCTCGCTCGTCCTCGAAGTCGACGGGCGAGCCCAGCGGCTCGGCGGGCTGCGGCGGCAGCCCCAGGTCCGGCGCGACCAGCCCGGTGAGCTGCTCGTACGCCTCGTCGGCCGCGTAGCCCAGTTCCTCGCCGTCGCCGTCGATCTCCTCGTCGAAGTCGTCCAGCAGCTCCGCCAGGTCGTCCGGATCGTGCAACGCCCCCTCGAACACCTCCCGGCCCTGGCCGATCAGCCAGCAGCGGAACCAGTCGAAGGCGTCGTCGCTAGCCCCGCCCAGCAGCACGGCCGCGGCCCCCCACAGGTCCCAGGCGTAGGCGCGGTTGTAGCGGGCCTCGAAGTGCCGGGCGAAGTCCAGCACGGAATCGGGATCGAGCTGCGTCAGCCGTTCCACCAGCAGGTCGGCGTGGTCCTCGGGGTCGCCGTCGGCGGCCTCGCGGGTGCTGTCGATGATCTCCCAGAATTCCGTTTCGTCCATCACGGGTCCAGCATCCAGCCTGCGGGAGGCTCCCGCACGCGCAGACGCCGAAATGAAGCCTTTCAGCGATACAACTCGCGCAGGCGTTCGGCCGCTTCGGTGAACCGCGCCCGCAGCTCCTCGGGCGCCACCACCTCCAACTCGGGTCCCAGCGTCAGCAGCTGGCCGTACGCGACGTCCAGCGACTCCACCGGCAGTGTGAGCGTGCGCCACCCGTCCGGGCCGGGTTCTGAGGCCGCCGCGAGCGCCGCCGCGGCCGCCGCCCGGTCGCCGGCGTACACGAGCATCCGCCCACCGCGCTCGGACACCCGTACGGTCACCTCCGTCCGCAGCAGGGACCGGGCGAACCCGGCGGCCCGCTCCGCCCAGAACCCGGGCAGGTCGAAGCCCTCGTCCCGCTCGAAGCGTTCGCCGGCCGCCTCCACGGCGGTGAACCGGTCGATCCGGTAGACCCGGAAGTCCTCGCCCGCACGGGCGCAGAGATACCAGATCCCCGCCTTGAGGACGAGGCCGTACGGAGCGAGCTCCCGCGCCACCTCCGTACCGGCATGGCCGCTACCGCCGCCCCGGCGGTAGCGGACCCGCAGCAGCCGGTCGTCCCAGACCGCGTCGGCGATCGCGGGCAGCAGTCCGGGGGTCTGAGGCTCGTGGTACCAGGAGGGCGCGTCCAGGTGGAAGCGGCGGGCGGCGGAGGAAGAGGCGTCGCGCAGGGAGGGCATGAGCGCCGCCGACACCTTGAGGCGCGCGGCCGACGCCGCGTCCTCCAGGCCCATCTCGCGCAGCGCGGCGGGCAGCCCGGAGAGGAACAGCGCCTCCGCCTCGTCCCGGGCGAGACCGGTCAGCCGCGTGCGGTAGCCGCCGACGAGCCGGTAGCCGCCGGTCCGGCCGCGCTCCGCGTACACCGGGACGCCCGCGTCGGACAGGGCCTGCGCGTCCCGGGTGACCGTACGCTCCGACACCTCCAGCTCGGCCGCCAGCTCGGCGGCGGTCATCGCGGGGCGGGCCTGCAGAAGCAGCACCATCTTGATCAGCAGGGCAGCGCGCATGCGCCCATTGTGGCGGCAGGGCGGACACCCGCCGCGCCGGGAACGCAGCCGGAAGGCGTGAACGCCGAAGGCCCCGGCCGCCGGGCGGACGCGCTGTCGGACGCGTCCGCCCGGTGACCGGGGCCCTCGGCAGGGTGTACGGGAGCGGGATCAGAGCCCGTAGCGCTCCCGGGCCTCCTTGACCGCGGAGGCCGGGACCTCGCCGCGCTTGGCGAGCTGGGCCAGCGAGGCCACCACGATCGACGGGGCGTCGACGCCGAAGTGGCGGCGGGCCGCCTCGCGGGTGTCGGAGAGGCCGAAACCGTCCGTCCCGAGCGAGGACCAGTCCTGCTCCACCCACTGGCTGATCTGGTCCGGGACCTGGCGCATCCAGTCGCTGACCGCGAGCACCGGGCCCGGGGCGCCGGAGAGCGCCTGCGTCACGTACGGCACCTGCTGCTCACCGCGCAGCAGCGCCTCGTCGGCCGCCAGCGCGTCGCGGCGCAGCTCGCCCCACGAGGTGGCGGACCAGACGTCGGCCGTGACGCCCCAGTCGGCGGCCAGCAGCTCCTGGGCCTCCAGGGCCCAGTGGATGGCCGTACCGGAGGCCAGCAGCTGGAGACGCGGCGCGTCCGCCGGGGCCGGCGCGCCCTCCTTGAAGCGGTACAGGCCCTTGACGATGCCCTCCTCGACGCCCTCGGGCATCGCGGGCTGGGGCTTCGGCTCGTTGTAGACCGTCAGGTAGTAGAAGACGTCCTCGGCGTCGGGGCCGTACATCCGGCGCAGACCGTCCTTGACGATCACCGCCACCTCGTACGCGAACGCCGGGTCGTAGTTGAGCGAGGCCGGGTTGGTGGCCGCGATCAGGTGCGAGTGGCCGTCCGCGTGCTGGAGGCCCTCACCCGTCAGGGTCGTACGGCCCGCCGTGGCGCCGACGATGAAGCCCTTGCCGAGCTGGTCGGCGAGCTGCCACATCTGGTCGCCGGTCCGCTGCCAGCCGAACATCGAGTAGAAGATGTAGAACGGGATCATCGTCTCGCCGTGCGTCGCGTACGACGTGGCGGCGGCGATGAAGTCGGCCATGGCCCCGGCCTCGGTGATCCCCTCGTTGAGGATCTGGCCGTCCCGGGCCTCCTTGTAGTACATCAGCTGGTCGCGGTCGACCGGCTCGTACGTCTGGCCCAGCGGCGAGTAGATCCCGGCCGACGGGAACAGCGACTCCATACCGAAGGTACGGGCCTCGTCCGGGACGATCGGCACCCAGCGCTTGCCGGTCTCCTTGTCCCGCATCAGGTCCTTCACCAGGCGGACGAACGCCATGGTGGTGGCCATCTCCTGCTTGCCGGACCCCTTGTACAGCGCCTTGTACGCGCGCTCCTCGGGCTGCGGCAGCGGCGCGGAGGCGTGCAGCCTGCGGGCCGGGGCCGGACCGCCGAGCGCGGCGCGGCGCTCCTGGAGATAGCGGACCTCGGGGGAGTCGGCGCCGGGGTGGCCGTAGGGGACCAGACCGTCCTGGAAGGCGCTGTCGGGGATCGGGAGGCCGAGCAGCTCGCGCATGCCCTTGAACTCGTCGACCGACAGCTTCTTCATCTGGTGGTTGGCGTTCTTGGACTCGAAGCCCTTGCCGAGCGTGTAGCCCTTGACCGTCTGGGCCAGGATCACGGTCGGAGCACCCTTGTGCTCCACGGCCGCCTTGTACGCCGCGTAGACCTTGCGGGCCTCGTGGCCGCCGCGCGAGGTGTAGAAGCACTCGGCGATCTTCGCGTCGGTGAGCAGTTTCGCCAGCTCGACGAGGGCG is a genomic window of Streptomyces sp. YPW6 containing:
- a CDS encoding YafY family protein, whose translation is MRAALLIKMVLLLQARPAMTAAELAAELEVSERTVTRDAQALSDAGVPVYAERGRTGGYRLVGGYRTRLTGLARDEAEALFLSGLPAALREMGLEDAASAARLKVSAALMPSLRDASSSAARRFHLDAPSWYHEPQTPGLLPAIADAVWDDRLLRVRYRRGGGSGHAGTEVARELAPYGLVLKAGIWYLCARAGEDFRVYRIDRFTAVEAAGERFERDEGFDLPGFWAERAAGFARSLLRTEVTVRVSERGGRMLVYAGDRAAAAAALAAASEPGPDGWRTLTLPVESLDVAYGQLLTLGPELEVVAPEELRARFTEAAERLRELYR
- the aceE gene encoding pyruvate dehydrogenase (acetyl-transferring), homodimeric type, whose product is MTDPVGKLPSELDQLPDRDPEETAEWAASLDAVTKAAGPHRAAYLMRRSLEHAEGAGLALPKLLETDYVNTIPTAAEPAFDGDLEMESKITAWNRWNAAAMVTRGARHGVGGHIATFASAAWLYETGFNHFFRGKEGDGSGDQLYIQGHASPGIYARAFLDGRLTEQHLDNFRQESGGEGLPSYPHPRRLPWLWEFPTVSMGLGPLSAIYQARFNRYLANRNIKDTAGSHVWAFLGDGEMDEPESTAALALASREQLDNLTFVINCNLQRLDGPVRANFRVVQELEAQFRGAGWNVVKTLWGNAWDELFQLDTQGALLRRLREVPDAQFQTYATRDVAYIREHFFGAEPALVELAKLLTDAKIAECFYTSRGGHEARKVYAAYKAAVEHKGAPTVILAQTVKGYTLGKGFESKNANHQMKKLSVDEFKGMRELLGLPIPDSAFQDGLVPYGHPGADSPEVRYLQERRAALGGPAPARRLHASAPLPQPEERAYKALYKGSGKQEMATTMAFVRLVKDLMRDKETGKRWVPIVPDEARTFGMESLFPSAGIYSPLGQTYEPVDRDQLMYYKEARDGQILNEGITEAGAMADFIAAATSYATHGETMIPFYIFYSMFGWQRTGDQMWQLADQLGKGFIVGATAGRTTLTGEGLQHADGHSHLIAATNPASLNYDPAFAYEVAVIVKDGLRRMYGPDAEDVFYYLTVYNEPKPQPAMPEGVEEGIVKGLYRFKEGAPAPADAPRLQLLASGTAIHWALEAQELLAADWGVTADVWSATSWGELRRDALAADEALLRGEQQVPYVTQALSGAPGPVLAVSDWMRQVPDQISQWVEQDWSSLGTDGFGLSDTREAARRHFGVDAPSIVVASLAQLAKRGEVPASAVKEARERYGL